The Pleuronectes platessa chromosome 23, fPlePla1.1, whole genome shotgun sequence genome contains a region encoding:
- the LOC128430266 gene encoding 4F2 cell-surface antigen heavy chain has product MSKDTEVDMKEVELNELDPEKQPMTGDGPAPGAEKNGSVKLKVPEDVVTFTGLSKEELMKVAGTPGWVRTRWVLLILFWLGWIGMLAGAIAIIVQAPRCKPLPEMNWWNEGPLYQIPDVVAFADGMEGVEAKLDAMNQLKVKGLVLGPLHSIQVDQPSTLDLKVIDPTQGKESELVAVLEKAHKKGISVVLDLTPNYLGAASWFSPADTSDVMAKLKAAAEHWLALGVDGIKFSDLSVATSSDEWSNLQAVVLGNHTEDMKKRALMGVVEGLSPNELSQLVNTSGVNLALSDLLSTKTAGVERIKAMDTLHTDQRSLAWGLGAAQRDQLSTLAKTPALIRLYQLLLFTMPGTPVFTYGDEIGLKAGGAGNFSKMVWDIEKAPAEGAVVDEAAETVRKEQVSVMKWFKSLSELRGKERSLLHGDYYPLYSSATSLAFLRLWDQSERYIAAVNWGDTPELLKLSLTPTEGVALPETATVRLSTGNSSLNALAEESEVRLDSITLESGEAVLLKFPYTV; this is encoded by the exons ATGAGTAAGGACACAGAGGTCGACATGAAGGAAGTGGAGCTCAATGAGCTGGATCCTGAGAAGCAGCCGATGACGGGTGATGGCCCGGCACCGGGCGCGGAGAAAAATGGCAGCGTCAAGCTGAAGGTCCCCGAGGATGTGGTGACGTTCACCGGCCTGTCCAAAGAGGAGCTGATGAAGGTGGCCGGCACTCCAGG ATGGGTGCGAACCCGCTGGGTGCTTCTCATCCTGTTTTGGCTGGGCTGGATCGGCATGTTGGCCGGAGCCATCGCCATCATCGTCCAGGCCCCCCGCTGCAAACCCCTCCCTGAGATGAACTGGTGGAACGAAGGACCCCTGTACCAGATCCCAGACGTCGTGGCTTTCGCTGATGGAATGGAAG gtGTCGAGGCAAAGTTGGACGCCATGAACCAGCTTAAGGTGAAAGGCCTGGTCCTGGGCCCTCTTCACTCCATCCAGGTCGACCAGCCAAGCACCCTGGATCTCAAAGTAATTGATCCAACTCAGGGAAAAGAGAGCGAACTGGTAGCCGTGCTGGAAAAGGCCCACAAGAAGG GCATTTCTGTGGTGCTAGACCTGACTCCAAACTACCTAGGAGCAGCTTCCTGGTTCAGTCCTGCTGATACCAGTGATGTGATGGCTAAACTTAAG GCTGCAGCAGAACATTGGCTGGCTCTGGGTGTCGATGGCATCAAGTTCTCAGACTTGAGCGTCGCCACCAGCTCTGATGAATGGTCAAACCTGCAAGCTGTTGTACTGGGCAACCACACAGAGGACATGAAGAAGAG GGCCTTGATGGGTGTAGTGGAAGGCCTTTCTCCCAACGAGTTGTCCCAGCTCGTCAATACCTCCGGTGTGAACCTCGCCCTGTCCGACCTGCTCAGCACCAAAACTGCAG GTGTGGAGCGCATCAAGGCCATGGACACCCTTCACACTGACCAGAGAAGTCTGGCCTGGGGTCTGGGTGCCGCCCAGAGGGACCAGCTGTCCACACTGGCAAAAACTCCGGCCCTGATCCGTCTCTACCAGCTGCTGTTGTTCACCATGCCTGGAACCCCTGTGTTTACATACGGAGACGAGATCGGCCTTAAGGCAGGAGGG GCGGGAAACTTTTCTAAAATGGTTTGGGACATCGAGAAGGCCCCTGCAGAAGGAGCAGTAGTTGACGAGGCAGCCGAG ACGGTGAGGAAGGAACAAGTTTCTGTAATGAAGTGGTTCAAATCCCTCAGTGAGCTGCGAGGCAAAGAGCGCTCTCTCCTCCACGGAGACTACTACCCTCTCTACTCCTCTGCCACCTCACTCGCTTTCCTTCGTCTGTGGGACCAGAGCGAGAGATACATCGCGGCTGTCAACTGGGGAGACACACCAGAGCTACTAAAGCTCTCGTTGACGCCCACAG AGGGAGTAGCGCTGCCAGAGACTGCCACTGTGAGGCTGTCGACCGGAAACAGTTCCTTGAACGCTCTCGCAGAAGAATCCGAGGTCAGACTGGACAGTATCACTCTAGAATCAGGAGAAGCAGTCCTGCTGAAGTTCCCCTACACGGTCTAG
- the snx15 gene encoding sorting nexin-15 → MSRKAKEEYHRFFSVTEPRPHEKGHTEYKVSARFVSKRHPEDVKEVVVWRRFSELKKLHGELAYTHRNLFRRQEEFPAFPRAQMFGRFEDAVIEERRKAAEAMFLFTTTIPALYNSPQLKDFFRGGEVMRPLDPTPLSSAGPLPPPLIPLPKRRASDCEPAEEEEGREAPTLPQDLGTNLGLEVGEPEVAAEAYSEMGGSPREEEREEQEEQEEQEEEEEEEEEQEELSDTELDNRAPSPDPAREHKSQDSIEEFDSLFDSVAEERVPSPKEVDQAPLSDNDLAVFDPCYKQDRSGSSSDHSELFSLPPTSLQGGDVGYLNQAATQLTSAMKQEKEGEFSAAICGYRTAVDILITGVQGDLDPVRKESVMRRTAQYLKHAEMLVDRHSSPTHTLTATHTHAQGP, encoded by the exons ATGTCGCGGAAAGCCAAGGAGGAGTATCACCGGTTCTTCTCCGTCACCGAGCCGCGGCCACACGAGAAGGGACACACCGAGTACAAAGTGTCCGCGCGG TTTGTGTCCAAGCGCCATCCCGAAGATGTGAAGGAGGTGGTCGTGTGGAGGAGGTTCTCGGAGCTGAAGAAGCTCCACGGGGAGTTGGCCTACACGCACCGGAATCTGTTCAGAAGACAGGAGGAGTTCCCGGCGTTTCCTCGTGCACAAATGTTCG GAAGGTTTGAGGACGCTGTGATTGAAGAGAGAAGAAAGGCAGCAGAGGCCATGTTCCTGTTCACGACCACGATACCCGCTCTCTACAACAGCCCACAGCTAAAGGACTTCTTCAGA gGCGGCGAGGTCATGAGACCTCTCGATCCAACCCCTCTGTCCTCCGCCGGgcctctgcctccccctctcATCCCCCTCCCCAAACGGAGGGCCTCCGACTGTGAGcccgcagaggaggaggaggggagggaggctcccactttaccccaggaCCTGGGAACCAACCTGGGTTTAGAAGTGGGAGAACCAGAGGTGGCGGCCGAGGCTTACAGCGAGATGGGAGGCTCCCCGAGAGAAGAGGagcgagaggagcaggaggagcaggaggagcaggaggaggaggaggaggaggaggaggagcaggaggagctcaGCGATACAGAGCTGGATAACAGAG CGCCATCTCCTGACCCAGCCAGGGAACACAAATCACAAGACTCCATAGAAGAGTTTGATTCCCTGTTCGACTCGGTGGCAGAAGAGCGGGTTCCATCCCCAAAGGAAGTAGATCAAGCTCCGCTGTCTGACAACGACCTGGCCGTCTTTGATCCCTGCTATAAACAAG ATAGATCTGGTTCCTCCTCGGACCACTCAGAATTGTTCTCACTGCCGCCGACCAGCCTACAAGGAGGCGATGTGGGTTACCTGAACCAAGCGGCCACTCAGCTGACATCTGCCAtgaagcaggagaaggagggagagttCAGCGCTGCTATATGCGGATACAGGACGGCCGTGGATATATTGATCACAGGAGTTCAGG GAGACCTAGATCCAGTGCGCAAGGAGTCCGTGATGAGAAGGACGGCCCAGTATCTGAAACACGCCGAGATGTTGGTCGACAGGCACTcgtcacccacacacactctcacggctacacacacacatgcacagggccCATAG